The genomic region TCATCTTTTTTTTTCACTTGTCTCATACAAACTGTATGTGATAAGACTCCAAGAATGTACAGCAGTAGCTAGACTAGGAACCGAATGTAAAGTAGTAGCAGCCATATTGAAGACTCCCACAATTCTTACCAGAATCATCAATCTTTCCCAGACATAGTAAAATATACAACAGTACCCAACAAAAGTAATGCCTGAGTATTTACCACGAACAAGATGTATGTGAAATCAACACTCAGGAGCAACCTACGATAATATATGTGCCACCTTTATTGATACGTGAAGTATTAAAATCACCCCAGCTTTGTATTTCCCGGTCTCCTCAATCCATTCACACCTTAGGAAAGTTTATTATGACCATACATACAGCAGACGCCTTCAATAAATAATTATCTTGACTTAACACCATAACCGGCAATAATAGAAGCGCCGACTTTCTTATCtataattttttcttcattttatcaATCATGGAATATGTGGGAGTAAAGAGCATTCATACATTAAAACTCGTCTTCATAATCTGAATGATCAGTCAAACTTCTGGCAGAGTAATGAATATTAGTTGGTGTTGTGAAAAGAAGAAATAAGAGTAGTGGCTAGGTTTGGCATTCAAATGCCAAAAGTTAACGACTTGTGCTTGGAACAGAGCAATGCAATTTCAATGATTGCATCGGCTAATATTCCACGCACCACCCGCACGAGATAATAAACAATAACAATATTCCCATTGGCAAATGGAAAAATAGTCCACATAAAATATTGACAGcataaaatatttcaaataaaatGATCCCAGTTGAACTTCACGAATACAACTGTATAAACTGCAATTTTGCAATTTCATAATCATAAGTACCTGAAGCCATTGGATGTTTCTGGTTTAATATTATTCTTCTGTCAACTTGTAATATATGCTAGCTCTGGATTAAACTGATATTCTCTACTTTCTGACTTCTGTAAACTCCATTATAGGCCCAATTGAAGAATCTGGATGATTCTTCCTCCTCCACATAGGGTAGGTCTCTCACTGCTGAAAATGGTTTCCCCAGGAAATCATCCCAAGAATACAATATTTGAGAAAACTCTCAAataaattaagagaaattattaaACTAATCATACCTTTCACCAATTCCAAATCTCTTTTATAATGATTGTTTTCAGTTTCTTTCCCGTACCACTGTTATGATTTAATTAACTTTCTAAAgtctatttaaataattatttaatatttatcatttgatagaaatattaaataattaaatttaattcttTTTCCTAGACTTttagaaatttattaatttttcaaaCCTGTCCAAACATGGACATACATTACATTCTCTACAAGTTTCTAGGGTttactttttcctttcttttcagatCTTATAAGATCTGGTAAATTCAATTTTAATGCATACTAGAAGACAACGAGAGAAATTGCATGTCTACCACAATAGCAAATATGAGATGGATGTCCTGCATACGCCTAACAAAACACAAAGGCAGATATCCAATAAGTTACTAACAATTAGTTGGTCGCAATTTCGTGAACAGCTGGAAACACACCCAAAAGCTTGTGCATGAGGTCTTTTCTGGTCCTGAGCAACTGCCAACAATTCCTCCAAGGGTGCCTTGAAATCATCCAAACCCCTATTGAATAGGTATATCAATGCACTATAAAGTCCATGCTCTCTACATAACCTTGCCACCTGCAAGAATTGAATGCGACAATGATTCTTGGCTATAGTATACATCGATCCACCTAAATCTTTGAACTAAACCAAGTGCCTATGACTTCATTGAAACAAAAGCATACAAACATAAAATTCTAATGTGATAGTAGGCACTTCACAAATTTCAGACCTGATTGAAATCCAAAGAAGCAATGTCCATGTGCAGAACACATTGTTCAATTCGCTGCAGCCATCCTTTTCTGCTATAGTGTTCCACTAGTGCTTGCATTACCTGTGATATTCAAACAGAGAATAATGCTAAAATTGTGTATAATAGTATAATTTAGCTGTTCATGTATAATGCCTTTTGAATACCTCAGGAGGTAGACCACCAAGCATATCCTTTAATATATATGGCTCCAACAGTTCTAAAAATGTACCTGAGATATCATAGCATGGAAAAATGAGAATGACAAAAGAAAGCCATGAGACTTTCTTAAATAAAAATTGTGTGCCTTCAGCCTATTTAGTTATATTGCCTTCAAATGCAACAATAGGACAGATACTAGAAtacatatttattaaattaataatacaGTATAGCTATTATGATCAGTCTTTGTGAGCCACAAGATGAGTCTCacagttataaataaattataaactcCCAGAACATAACCAACACAGCTGACTCCAGCAAAATATATGTGAACTGATGATAAAAATCTTACCTCCATGTTGAACTCCTACAAATTTGGAAAAAACACTGTTGAACAGCACATCAGTCTGCTTTATGTGCACACAAAACTCTATAGCCACACCTCCTACTCGTGCAAACTGTTCTTTAATTTGTACATGTACAGTGTCCTTTTGGCTTTTGCCTTCACTATCTGATTCCGTTTTTCCATGTTGGTTGCTAAAGGCCAATGAGATATAAGAGAAAGCTTCATCTACATAAGCAGAGAGCAGCTGCAGAAGAAAGGGCATTATAGCCTCCCGCATGGCATCCAGTGTCTTTGGAAGGCCAATGACACCTTGTGCATTGCCATCATAAAGCTCCATTGCCAAATGGAGGGCACCCATCCAATCACCCGCATCTTGGAGAGCCTGAATTCGTTCCTTCCAAGGTAACAAACGAGATCGGAAAAGCTGTGAAGGTCCCAATAAATATATGGCTGCTCCTCTGACAGCCATAGAGTTGTGATAAGACTTCTCAGGATTTCCAAATGAATTAACAAAGTATGTGTGATATATAAGAGCAGATTCTAGACCACCATCCTCAATGGGTAACCTAGATCGGTCCAGTTCCATTCCTTCTTTTGTAAACAAACACAACTGACCTTTTGAAGTGAGAATAACTAATATCTGGAAGAAATTTCAAGAAAGTGTGAACAGCTATCAAGATGCAACATCCAGAAATTTACAAGATGCAAATACTAGAAAAACAGACCGACAAAAGTTGAAACCATAAGCAAAAACATCCACTGTAGAATTTGATAGTTGTTTGGAACTTCCTTTTTCTGTAAGAATATTAAAGTTCTGGAAAAAATACGAAACCTTCCGGCTTACCTGCTCATCCAACCATGATACTCCTAGTGCTGCACTATCAAGATTCCACTCTCTCCGCACCTGTAGCTCTGACTTCACTAACTGAGCCACTTGGACCTTTCTATCCCATGCAATTGCAAGCAAAGATGCCTTATTATTCAAGTCTTCAGTGTCATGGGAAACCTTTATTAATCCACCTTCTTGCAATGATGTCAACCCAGAACTCTCTGAATCTGTATTTCCATTGTTCGAACTGTTACTATTGCTTTTATGGCTTGAGGATCCATAACTGGGAATACGCCTCCATGCTGTGTAAGGCATGGCACCCTCACGGATGCCATCAGGTCTTGGGAGCTTTGCATAGACCTCCAAAGAGGGAGTCAAGCGTACCTGCAAAAAATGCATTTCACTTTGACATAAAGAAAAATAATATAGAAGTATAAATAAATCATGTACAGTAAAAAGCTGCATATGCAATGAAGTATTAGACCAAAATGAAAGCAACTTATAAACTCAAAATGAGCACTGATATCACTTCATGGAAAAATACAATTGGGGCATTCCTCCAAAATTCATACCACCAGAGCTGTCTGCTGTGTGACAAATATAACTACACCTCCAGTTTCTTCTGATAAAGTACCGTCACTGAAAAGTTTCTTTCCTGTCTCTCCCCCTACAACTCCCCCAACAACACCTCCCATCATGCTACCTAGACTATTAGAAGACATTGAAGGGCCACCTTGACCAGCATTTGAAGTAGCATTTTGAGATTCATCGACCAGAAGTGCAGACATGGACAAGACTGTTCCAGTGCGTTGACCATCAAAAAGGCACTACAACCAAATCAACTTCTGAGATATTGATTAGATCAActaaagatttgaaaaatgaaaacCACTTTCTGAGAATGCTAGAACAACCAAAACAAAAGATTTAAAGCTCATTTTGGATTGATTCATCTAGATCTGAATGTTCTCAAGCCATATTTACAAAGGATTCGTCCTACCTGTGTTGTAACAGAAAACCGTCGCAATAAAGGAAAAACAACAAAAGTATGCAGAAGAACAACTCCTTTAGAATCACCACTGATAGCTTTATATTGCCGTGCATTTTGCGGATCTTGTCCTAGGGATAATGTGTGTACAATTGGTGAAGAGTGCTCCCCTGAAATAACTTTGGCTGCTGTTTGCCTCTGCAAATCCCAAAGAGTGAGACAACCATTGCCATAGCCTACTAGGAGGAGGTCTCCTTGCTGATTAAAACACATTGAGGTGACAGCTGCCTGAGATTTTTCAATTGGAGAACTTAAACTAAACGCCTGAAAAAGTAGAAGATTGCATCAGAATCTTACAAGAATCCAGttcaaaaatgctccaaaatccatattacaatgtcGCGATAAAAGTCCCAAAGGATATTgcttatgaaaaaaaaaattagatttaatgCAAAACAACAGTTAAATTTATTGCTACAGACCTTGGTATCAATAACGTCAGGACTTTGGGCGGAATACTTGCTAGGATTTACAAAAACAGACCCCTTGGACATACCCAAAGCAATATAATTAATATGAACAGCTACAGCCTGTGGAGAACCATGATCGCGCTTGAACATTTGCGAGGCAAGAACCTGTGAAAGAGAGTTTGTTGAGTCAATCTGTAGATGACCTATTGCTGGAGGTCCTCTTCGAATACCCTCAAGTCTCATAGGTTGAGCTGCAGCTCCCACTTGCCAATGCAATCCTGAAGATGCATCTCTTTTCTCGAGTTCTTCTGCCAAATCCAATGGCTTAAGAGAAGTACTGGCCTTTTTTCCCACCTTTCTTGCAGAACGGTTAGACTCTACCTTGCCTGCCTTCTCCTCGACAATGTCATCAGCAACCTTTAACTTTATATTTTCTGTGCATATCTCAGCCACCATTGTCTGTTTTTCATCAATACTTATCTCTGTTGAATCTGGAAAAAACTTACcagtgtttcttctttcttgaaaaTCAGCATGCATCGCACTATGATCATCGTCCATGGCAATTGTGCTGGATTTGGTGCTTTTAGTTTCTATAGAAGTATCAACATCAGTGTCTACCAATGTTGAACTTTGCTCATTCTCATGTGACATAATGCCACCTTTATCATTCCATAGAACCTGTGATTTGTTGTCAGGCACCCCTCCTCCTTTTCCTTCTCCTTCTGCTCctgctccttctccttctccttctccttctccggTCCCTGTTTCGCGTTGTTCTATACTTGTATCTTCAACATTTTCATCTATAACTTCTTCTCCCTGATTTTGTATTGTATGACGTTGCTTTTGAACCATAAATTCCTCATCCTCTGACCTTGGCTGGAATTTTCCCTCTTTTTGATCGAGAACAGCAATCACTTCATCCATTTCTTCGTCGGATTTAACAAGCTGTAATTGATTAGTACTTGAACTCTCATCCAATTGAAAAACTCTTTCCGAAATCTCCCCTTCAGAACCAGTAGTATACtccttttctaattcatcttctacttcttccgTTTTTTGGCTAGTATTAGATAATTCAAAAGTGTCAAGGCTCTTTAGAGAGAGAGAATTGGCCATCTTATTCTTTAACACGGCAGCATGGGGGCTGGGAACAGCTCGAGATGCTTTGGCAGCTGCAGCAAGCGCCTCACCTGGCCTAGGGCTAGGCCTTACACTGCCAAGCATGGGAGTTAATGAAGGGGATCGAGCTAAAAGCAAAGAAGATGGCATAGAAGCAGCAAATGGAAGAGACCTGCCGGAAAAATCCGAAAACGTCGACTTCTTCATGTTCATGTTCAGTTTCAACTCCGTCTGTTTCCCAGACGGAGATTGCCCTTGATCAGAAATTTTTGTTTGCTGGTCCTTGTTCTCTAGGAGCTTGCCATACTCATAGTCCGAATTTAAGTTAGAGTCATTAGAAGTACCTGATTCATGTCCAATTTTATCTCTGCCTGCGGAAGAACAAACTTCAGCGCCCTCTGTTTTCTCCACGTCTTTTTCTGCCCGGCCTGTGTTATTTTCATCGGTTTTCTGcataaaattagggtttctaaaCAAATAAGAGCTAGGGTTTGAAGCATTCTCAGAGGCATCTGAAGAAGACTCGTCATCAGAGTCCTTCAAGATTTCTTCGAGGCTGCGATCGAGTGCAGGAAGGTCATTGTCATCATCGTCGCTGCTTTGCAATTCCAGAAAGGAATCCAGATCGAATTCGTTGGACAGTGAAGCCATCCAAGATTATTGAATGATTTCTTCTTCTTCTGTTTTCCTTTCCGTCTGAAATTTCCCCATCCGATTCCAGAAATCACCTacataccaatacacccaccgatcaatgtaaTATTTATTTGTGCTGGCTGTTGGAGAGTGGTTTGCCTGCTCCCTGGCTGCTGTTGAAGAGAGAGTAGTTGACTGCGATACTAAGCTATTGAAAGGGCGGGGGTTAATCCGTAAAGAGAGGAGCAACTGGTTTAAATACCGATCTGTTTACAGGCGTACCACAACTAGGGTACCCAAGGGAGGGGCGGGGACACAGAAGAACCCCACGGGAGGGAGGTGGGCACAAAATTGGAGGGTGGGAGGAGTAGAATTTGGCCCGGTAGAGAGTATTTGTAGTGACAAATTCTCTTTTCCCAGTATCACCAGAGCCGGTTGGTGGTTCATGGAGCTTTCACAGGTTACCAGACGGATACAATGAACACCTTTGAGCATCAGCTAGATCTTACTCCCCTTCCCAGAGAGACAAATAATAGACGTTTTACAGTATTTCCCACGTACAACCTTTGTTTTCTCTCTTATCTTTTCGGGCCACTCTGATAATACATGTAGAAACGAGTTTAAACGCGGCGGATTTGGTGGAGTTTTTATAAGGGTAACACAAACAAATCAATCGCAAATTTGAAAGATGGAGTGAAACTGTCGAATCTACGGAAACAAATCTTGCGGGGAAGCGTACCAGTTACAGCTAACTTTGGGCATTTGCATTCTAAATTTTTTTTGGTTTGTCTTTTGGCTTTTAGATAGTATCCATATATGTCGTGGGATATATGTAAgggtcaaaaaaaatatatatatatttcaaagtgTCGCTTAATGTTTGTTGAAAGATGTTCTAATAATTACCCAATATCTATTCAAAGATGTTCCAATAATTACGCACTTAAAATTATCAATATTTATGTACAAATGTCGAGAAGTTGTGCATTgtgggtaccaataaaggtgcacaaaagGGCCAATTAtaatccaaaaatgctaaaaaatgagcgGCTATTGATACATGTGAATTTTATTAATGggtttttagttatttgttttttgtttttgttttttagtaATTTGGGGGTTGGGTGTGCTAGGAATGAAAGGTTATTGGAACATGAACGgtaattggtgctcttcccctggCAAGTAAAAGCGAGACTTAGTTTTGGACAAATGTAAAACAGTTTTGAGGGGTCTTAAAGGATAGAGTAGATCGAAAAAGATTCAATAAGTAAAAGAAAAAATACGTTGGTCATAAGCAAAGGTTAAAAGTGCAATCAAACAAGGAAGTATcacaaggttctaggttgaaatttATTTAGGTAGCATATGGGAAGAGGAGAGAAGAAATAGAAATTTGTGGTCTCGTGTTCACTCCTCTCACTTAGTTATTAAATCTTTATATGCAAGAAGTATTGAGTGTCAAAATTCATTTAGAGGGTATGGAGGCTATGGAGTCAAAGAGGAACACCAAGCTTATCGAATTAAATTAGTCTTTGGTGGAAGACAATTAAATATTAGGGGAATAGGTAGCAATATTATAAAAAGCGCTAAAAGCAGGGAAGCATGAGTGGCACAATATTAAATTAGCTTGGCAAAACATGAAAGATTTAGGAAAAACACACAAATTAAAACATAAGCATGCCAACAAGCAAACATTCAAGGCCATGGGATAAATGAAAGTCACAGAGAATGCATTTGAAACGAGATCAAGACATGGACACGAGTGGATGGAGGATCAACGAGTATAGAAGCATAAGTGTGTACAAGTTTCACTAGAGCACAAGAAAGAGAGAACAAAGAAAAGTATAAAAAAAGGTAAAATGTTATCATCAACGGAGTAAGAGAttgtgaaaaaagaaaagaaaaagtacttTCAATCTCACAAGTGACTTCTTAAGAGACAACTTGTAATGACAAGGGCAAATATGTCAAGCAAGTAAGCTTGGtaatttttttgaagaaattgATAAAACTATTAAAGTGGTCATGGTAAATAAGGAAGACAAGCATCAACTCTTAagcaaaatgaggcttttgaggggtTCTCACTTTAttataaatgattatttaataataaaacGGCAATAGGAGAGAAGAGCAGAAATGGCTAAAATAAGGGTAGCTAGTAATGATGGCAAAAGGGCAATGGCTATAAATTGGTAAATTTATTATCGTCAACCTAAGGTCTTAGTGTGAGTGAATGCAAGAAGAAGGTAGCAAAGAGAGAGTAGATGATTACAGGGCAAGTAGGAATGTAGCATAGTTGAGGATAAAAGGGCATGCAAACTCGACTTTGAGTCTCCTAGACCAAAATAAATAGCAAGTAGGGACCCCCAAGTACATATAACTTTAGTATATTGGAATTATAGAGGCTGTCTCTAGAAGAGGAGCCCTAGGTTAGGGCctactatggaagaaataaataaTTTGTCACACTAAGACTTATGAGCAAGAAGGGGGCAAGACCCATTTGCTCGAAGGATACTCAAAGTTTGTAGTTTAGAAAAAGTCGTGGGTAATGGCAAAGGTTATAGTGGAATAATGGTGTGAATGAAAGAGGTAGAAGGGTGCATAATTTAGTTGGAAAGAGAAGACACAATTGAATAGTACATTGAAGTAAAAATATCATAAAATGAGAGTCTCATAATAATTGTAGCATGTTAATAAGAAAATTATATTACCTTTAAGGAATCTTTAGTGAAACTAGTTGAGTAGGAGAAACTTAATTCATAAGACCTCAAAAATTATTATTTAACCAATTTAAGTCACAGGATGCTTGATACACATCATTGAAAAAAATTGGGATGAAAGGGAAGAAGCCTGTTATTTTTTGTGGGCTTTATGAAGGCATTTGACACAATCCTCGAAGATAAGATATTGTGCAAGTGTTGCAACTATGagtttgtgttgtaattgatgtcaaatttgttgtcattaatgataaCTTGGTCTAAGAGGTTGATCAATTGTGTTCCGGGTTAATGCAATATCAGAGGATTGGTTTTGTGTTCATGCAGATGATGATAGTTGATGTAAATGGTTTATTTGATTATATTATGGCTTTTATGGAGCTTTGGAAATGATTCCAGTGGTATGCATTGGAATATGGCTTAGTGTGACTATTTTGGTGAATAATTTGTCAAAC from Cryptomeria japonica chromosome 3, Sugi_1.0, whole genome shotgun sequence harbors:
- the LOC131063892 gene encoding uncharacterized protein LOC131063892 encodes the protein MASLSNEFDLDSFLELQSSDDDDNDLPALDRSLEEILKDSDDESSSDASENASNPSSYLFRNPNFMQKTDENNTGRAEKDVEKTEGAEVCSSAGRDKIGHESGTSNDSNLNSDYEYGKLLENKDQQTKISDQGQSPSGKQTELKLNMNMKKSTFSDFSGRSLPFAASMPSSLLLARSPSLTPMLGSVRPSPRPGEALAAAAKASRAVPSPHAAVLKNKMANSLSLKSLDTFELSNTSQKTEEVEDELEKEYTTGSEGEISERVFQLDESSSTNQLQLVKSDEEMDEVIAVLDQKEGKFQPRSEDEEFMVQKQRHTIQNQGEEVIDENVEDTSIEQRETGTGEGEGEGEGAGAEGEGKGGGVPDNKSQVLWNDKGGIMSHENEQSSTLVDTDVDTSIETKSTKSSTIAMDDDHSAMHADFQERRNTGKFFPDSTEISIDEKQTMVAEICTENIKLKVADDIVEEKAGKVESNRSARKVGKKASTSLKPLDLAEELEKRDASSGLHWQVGAAAQPMRLEGIRRGPPAIGHLQIDSTNSLSQVLASQMFKRDHGSPQAVAVHINYIALGMSKGSVFVNPSKYSAQSPDVIDTKAFSLSSPIEKSQAAVTSMCFNQQGDLLLVGYGNGCLTLWDLQRQTAAKVISGEHSSPIVHTLSLGQDPQNARQYKAISGDSKGVVLLHTFVVFPLLRRFSVTTQCLFDGQRTGTVLSMSALLVDESQNATSNAGQGGPSMSSNSLGSMMGGVVGGVVGGETGKKLFSDGTLSEETGGVVIFVTQQTALVVRLTPSLEVYAKLPRPDGIREGAMPYTAWRRIPSYGSSSHKSNSNSSNNGNTDSESSGLTSLQEGGLIKVSHDTEDLNNKASLLAIAWDRKVQVAQLVKSELQVRREWNLDSAALGVSWLDEQILVILTSKGQLCLFTKEGMELDRSRLPIEDGGLESALIYHTYFVNSFGNPEKSYHNSMAVRGAAIYLLGPSQLFRSRLLPWKERIQALQDAGDWMGALHLAMELYDGNAQGVIGLPKTLDAMREAIMPFLLQLLSAYVDEAFSYISLAFSNQHGKTESDSEGKSQKDTVHVQIKEQFARVGGVAIEFCVHIKQTDVLFNSVFSKFVGVQHGGTFLELLEPYILKDMLGGLPPEVMQALVEHYSRKGWLQRIEQCVLHMDIASLDFNQVARLCREHGLYSALIYLFNRGLDDFKAPLEELLAVAQDQKRPHAQAFGYKMLVYLKYCFLGLAFPPGHGNLPPDRLPSLRTDLMQFLLERTSTGRSQFKINSEFSSRSYPNLCYLLWLDTEATLEVLNCAFLEDEHLKMRETDLSSLNLYGVKPDNQKLKPALHEIPSNEMKASDYEFPLVQTLIDALTEILEMSFSGTLKLLNEEILGSKVHEKAWPSRKDIGSLLEFIACYVACRHATVSRVMLTRIIEYLASKNEFSMGDTLDDSNQDISRRREKLMFALLKGVPESEWDSEYALELAQNARFYQVSSLIYMLKGQYIPALDSYIKDVGEPIYAFAFISNMLRQLADVDSLTFTDFRSAVQRRIPKLIQLSREATFLLVLEHYYKESQEIISELSPHPNLLFLYLKTMIDVHSHGVPKYPSAPLDNNLNISLFGLKGLDQSKELKDYLDRISKLPEYVQRHGIEVTDEMAELYLELLCQFEPKSVLKFLESFENYRLEHCLRLCQDYGVTDAAAFLLERVGDVGSALSLTISDVTERIREMDSAVASIYKKSVSSISSEDKQLNVLVMMMPEVGAVHAILFSAVGLCQRNTLRLDPQESESLWFRLLDTFSEPSRDLYYHEKYFKDEKENYKKSHKEDLNLKVSLRWKVINVGDSAYHLRRVFAHFIGEIIEGMMGYVPLPVIMSKLLSDNGNQEFGDFKATILGLLGTYGYERTILDTAKNLLEDDAYYNIHMLRKGASHAYAPASSCCCICGRTLDRESFGSSIYIFHCGHVAHFQCETQDSVAITKDSMGGCPICLPKKRSSSVRKKMIEAQKEIIEEASNGVQGQASSSKSLYENALTERPYGLHPQSRFELLNNLQKGQNSLDLGLLPNLRLAPPLVYHDRKAHSTSPASKEEASNEKLKNVHLIRAQRTKSSSPFQFPLKSSIFGNDKNRKH